One Elusimicrobiales bacterium genomic window, CGCGCGGCAGAATATCCGCCGTCCTGATGGGGCTGGCCGCCGGGCTGCCGCTTCCGGTCCGGCGGGAGGCGGCGCTGAAACTTTTCGCGCTTTGCAGGCCGGCGCATATCGCGCAGGGATGCAGGCCGCCGGGAAAACGCAAATTCAATCCCGCCGCTGTAACCGCGGCGGAAAGGGATATAAGGCGCGCGGCCATCATCCGCGCCGCGCTCAAGGCGTGATTAGTTGTCAGTTTGCTGTTTGCTGCCTGCTCTTGATGAACTGCGCCCAGTGTTTGTCGGTTTTTGCGACGTGGTTAAGCAGCCAGGAGGAAACATTGCGGTGCGCGTCGTTTAGTATATCCTGCGAATAGCCTTCATTGTCGCATCTGGCTTTCAACTTGGCAAAAGCTGTTCTGAAGTAGTTATGCTGCGCCTTGTGTATGTTTATTTCGGGATAGTT contains:
- a CDS encoding hemerythrin family protein, which produces MPLQWSDQLLTGVAEIDSQHKELFAAVNSFVQSILDGREKDDIATLFRFLDHYANVHFATEEALLEKENYPEINIHKAQHNYFRTAFAKLKARCDNEGYSQDILNDAHRNVSSWLLNHVAKTDKHWAQFIKSRQQTAN